A single genomic interval of Stieleria maiorica harbors:
- a CDS encoding class I SAM-dependent rRNA methyltransferase, with amino-acid sequence MSPSTPQQLRVKPGRQFPFLSRHPWVHAHALISDGNRFSDGGDLQRGDVVDLVDMDGNFLGRGLVNPHSRLRVRLYTYEDTTPIDEALWRQRIDAAIGRRRLTRTPEKDEAERMVFSESDLISGLIVDRYADCLGVQFTAGALMKWRSTILEHLQQVTGCRQIVVRVDEKTAKYEGLDPEPATLAIPGVELTAPVGYRQNGLDLTVDLVGGQKTGGYLDQRLNHETAAGYLRGKRVLDVCCYTGGFGLVAARQGADQVIGIDSSAAAIAAATESAQRNGVAERMSFLQEDCFDALKRLGDEGQKFDAVILDPPRFAGSRHQVDQALRAYRRLNSLAVALLPAGGILVTCSCSGRVSRSEFLNMLVDVGRRGRRDLIILENRGPAPDHPLAVGCPESDYLKCVIAQVA; translated from the coding sequence GTGTCACCCTCCACCCCCCAACAGCTCCGCGTCAAACCGGGGCGTCAGTTTCCGTTTCTTTCTCGGCACCCCTGGGTCCACGCCCATGCGTTGATCAGTGACGGGAATCGATTCAGCGATGGCGGCGACCTGCAACGCGGCGACGTCGTTGATTTGGTCGACATGGACGGCAATTTTTTGGGCCGGGGTCTGGTGAATCCCCACAGTCGATTGAGGGTGCGTTTGTACACATACGAGGACACGACGCCGATCGATGAGGCGTTGTGGCGACAGCGGATTGACGCGGCGATCGGCCGGCGTCGTCTGACCCGGACGCCAGAAAAAGACGAAGCCGAACGAATGGTATTCAGCGAGTCGGACCTGATCAGCGGATTGATCGTCGACCGATACGCCGATTGCTTGGGAGTCCAGTTCACCGCCGGTGCGTTGATGAAATGGCGTTCGACGATCCTGGAACACCTGCAACAGGTCACCGGGTGCCGCCAAATCGTGGTCCGGGTCGATGAGAAAACGGCCAAGTACGAGGGTCTGGATCCCGAGCCGGCCACGCTGGCGATCCCCGGCGTGGAATTGACCGCGCCGGTCGGCTACCGCCAAAACGGACTGGATCTGACGGTCGACTTGGTCGGCGGGCAGAAAACCGGCGGCTACCTGGATCAGCGGCTCAACCACGAAACCGCGGCGGGTTATTTGCGCGGAAAACGCGTCTTAGATGTGTGCTGTTATACGGGCGGATTCGGCTTGGTGGCCGCACGGCAGGGGGCCGATCAGGTGATCGGGATCGATTCCAGTGCTGCGGCGATTGCGGCGGCAACCGAATCGGCCCAGCGTAACGGCGTGGCTGAGCGGATGTCGTTTTTGCAGGAAGATTGTTTCGACGCGCTGAAACGGCTTGGTGACGAGGGGCAGAAATTTGACGCGGTGATCCTGGATCCGCCGCGATTTGCCGGCTCGCGACATCAGGTCGACCAGGCGCTGCGGGCCTATCGACGCTTGAACAGCTTGGCCGTTGCGTTGCTGCCAGCGGGGGGAATTCTCGTCACATGCAGCTGCAGCGGGCGAGTATCCCGCAGTGAGTTTTTAAACATGTTGGTCGACGTCGGGCGTCGCGGGCGTCGCGACTTGATCATTTTGGAAAATCGGGGACCTGCCCCGGATCACCCGCTGGCCGTGGGCTGCCCGGAAAGCGACTACTTAAAATGTGTGATCGCCCAAGTGGCGTAG
- a CDS encoding FHA domain-containing protein, with protein sequence MSGVTLKVLHGADRGKVFGDLIPPFTVGREEVNDIQLNDERVSRCHFKIQRDNDRLVLTDLDSTNGTKVNGVEYPLKILRSGDLISVGRSLMLVGSEEEIAQRLAALGSENPTMSREMSSSESSVALELSQEKSPFQMDIASVREIPSIPDNLSPGQKAQLCEILDFLQHRLCKLVETAKIDETSQSVTLKLSSWQRLLGVQARLGEMHRKIADPDWDGE encoded by the coding sequence ATGTCGGGTGTGACGTTGAAAGTTCTGCACGGCGCTGATCGCGGAAAAGTGTTCGGCGATCTCATTCCACCATTCACGGTGGGGCGAGAAGAAGTCAATGACATCCAGCTCAACGATGAACGTGTCAGCCGATGTCACTTTAAGATCCAACGCGACAACGACCGCTTGGTGCTGACGGACTTGGACAGTACCAACGGGACCAAGGTCAACGGAGTGGAATATCCGCTCAAAATCCTTCGCAGCGGTGATTTGATTTCAGTCGGTCGCAGTTTGATGCTGGTCGGTTCGGAGGAGGAAATCGCACAGCGGCTGGCGGCACTGGGGAGCGAAAACCCGACGATGTCGCGCGAAATGTCTTCCTCGGAAAGCTCCGTCGCGTTGGAGCTGAGTCAGGAGAAATCGCCTTTTCAGATGGACATCGCGTCAGTCCGCGAGATCCCTTCGATCCCGGACAACTTGAGTCCGGGCCAGAAAGCTCAGTTGTGTGAGATTTTGGATTTCTTGCAACACCGGCTTTGCAAACTGGTCGAAACGGCCAAGATCGACGAAACCAGCCAATCGGTGACGTTGAAGCTGAGTTCCTGGCAGCGGCTGTTGGGCGTTCAGGCGCGGCTGGGAGAAATGCACCGCAAGATCGCCGACCCGGATTGGGACGGCGAGTGA
- the xerD gene encoding site-specific tyrosine recombinase XerD: MAKRKTKLQLIRESGPPKKPSHSAASIREEFLSYLRGECHLADNTIQAYGRDLNRFIDWLGDKRLDSIRVGDLTRFMGTLSESGLAPASVSRAVVAIRTFFKYLQLEGVVTENPAELLAAQKMWQRMPGVLSQRQVDEFLRAPRRSDAFWLRDVAMLEVLYATGCRASEVCSLRVRDLSLDQRHLKCTGKGGKQRMVPIGSQAIAAIKRYCEELRGELAAKMPHPPDELFLSRSGRPLDRIQLWRLVKHYAKRAGIDSDISPHSLRHSFATHLLAGGADLRQVQEMLGHASIQTTQIYTHVEHSRLKRVHQQYHPRA, translated from the coding sequence GTGGCCAAACGAAAAACCAAGCTGCAACTGATCCGGGAATCGGGACCGCCGAAAAAACCGTCCCACTCGGCCGCCTCCATCCGAGAGGAATTCTTAAGCTATCTTCGCGGCGAATGCCATCTGGCCGACAACACGATTCAAGCTTATGGCCGGGATCTTAACCGGTTCATCGATTGGCTGGGAGACAAACGGTTGGATTCGATTCGTGTCGGTGATTTGACGCGGTTCATGGGCACGCTGTCCGAATCGGGTCTTGCGCCGGCATCGGTCTCCCGCGCCGTCGTTGCGATTCGCACGTTTTTTAAATACCTGCAACTCGAAGGGGTGGTCACCGAAAACCCGGCCGAACTGCTGGCGGCGCAGAAGATGTGGCAACGGATGCCGGGCGTGCTGTCGCAGCGGCAAGTCGATGAATTCTTGCGGGCCCCGCGCCGAAGCGATGCGTTCTGGCTGCGTGATGTGGCGATGTTGGAAGTCTTGTACGCGACCGGATGCCGGGCCAGCGAAGTCTGCTCGCTGCGGGTCCGCGACCTGTCGTTGGACCAAAGACACCTTAAATGCACCGGCAAGGGCGGCAAACAGCGCATGGTCCCGATCGGCAGCCAGGCGATCGCCGCCATCAAACGGTATTGTGAAGAGCTACGCGGCGAACTGGCTGCCAAGATGCCTCACCCGCCGGACGAGCTGTTCCTTTCTCGCAGCGGACGACCGCTGGACCGCATCCAGCTTTGGCGTCTGGTCAAACACTATGCCAAACGCGCGGGCATCGATTCGGACATCAGCCCGCACTCGCTGCGACACAGTTTTGCCACGCACCTGCTGGCCGGCGGTGCGGACCTGAGACAGGTTCAAGAGATGCTCGGACACGCCAGCATTCAGACGACACAGATCTACACCCACGTCGAACACTCACGGCTGAAACGGGTTCACCAACAATACCACCCGCGGGCCTGA
- the galE gene encoding UDP-glucose 4-epimerase GalE has protein sequence MNVLVVGGAGYIGSHAVRLLVEAGHNVTVYDNLSRGHRQAVPPGMLVEGELADRDKLVDVLKQKQIDAVMHFAAFALVNESVNDPALYYRNNVVAAIELLDAMRDADVKKIVFSSTTATYGEPEVIPIAETTLQQPINPYGFTKLVFEQALADYAAAYGFGYAALRYFNAAGARPDGTIGEDHTPESHLIPIVLQVALGQRESITVFGDDYPTPDGTCVRDYIHVDDLGRAHLSALEKLQPGKGICVNLGTGRGTSVREIIQACREVTGHPIPEVMGARRAGDPPELVADARLAAEVLGWKTQYNDVKRIVETAWKWHQSHPNGYSEALH, from the coding sequence ATGAATGTTTTGGTTGTCGGTGGTGCCGGTTACATCGGTTCGCACGCCGTACGCTTATTGGTTGAAGCCGGTCACAACGTCACCGTTTACGACAATCTGTCGCGCGGGCATCGGCAGGCCGTCCCGCCGGGCATGCTGGTCGAAGGCGAGTTGGCCGATCGCGACAAGCTGGTCGACGTGCTGAAACAGAAACAGATCGACGCGGTGATGCACTTTGCGGCCTTCGCGTTGGTCAACGAATCGGTCAACGATCCGGCGCTCTATTATCGAAACAACGTCGTTGCCGCGATCGAATTGCTTGATGCGATGCGTGACGCCGACGTGAAGAAAATCGTTTTCAGCAGCACGACGGCCACCTACGGCGAACCCGAGGTGATTCCGATCGCCGAAACCACGCTTCAACAGCCGATCAATCCCTACGGATTTACCAAGCTGGTCTTTGAACAGGCGCTGGCCGATTACGCGGCGGCGTATGGGTTCGGCTACGCGGCGCTGCGGTACTTCAACGCCGCCGGGGCGCGGCCGGACGGGACGATCGGTGAAGACCACACCCCGGAATCGCACTTGATCCCGATCGTCTTGCAGGTGGCGCTCGGCCAACGCGAATCGATCACCGTGTTCGGTGACGACTACCCGACACCCGACGGGACCTGCGTACGCGATTACATTCATGTCGACGACCTCGGCAGGGCGCATTTGTCGGCGCTGGAAAAGCTGCAGCCGGGGAAAGGGATCTGCGTCAACCTGGGGACCGGGCGGGGGACCAGCGTCCGCGAGATCATCCAGGCGTGTCGCGAGGTCACCGGGCACCCGATCCCCGAAGTGATGGGGGCTCGGCGAGCCGGTGACCCGCCAGAATTGGTCGCCGATGCACGTTTGGCGGCCGAGGTGCTGGGGTGGAAAACCCAATACAACGATGTCAAACGCATCGTCGAAACCGCTTGGAAGTGGCATCAGAGCCACCCGAACGGCTATTCCGAGGCTTTGCACTAA
- a CDS encoding c-type cytochrome domain-containing protein, translated as MNRIIPLPFRCTVLLVVLMGDILVGGAAEAVELDRRQKAIVSTIGATITRAGKDYFEGKYESSGNEIRKALEQVERAVDLGSPELYDAIVVHIDKISRAHAMLELEGVSLPPFRRPARPTGTPSMSASDAPAPGSPAPPFFDTSGTLVSFTKDVAPILSGKCGRCHVSERRGGFSASSYAALMKGPPEGVVVFAGDVIGSRLIETIETGDMPRGGTKVSADELRTLKEWIAQGAKFDGDDPNQMLAAGTAPTPAMDTKPPAITQATGKETVSFSFDIAPLLVENCGGCHIDAMQVRGGLRMDSFVQMMRGGDSGAIITPGRGEASLLVKKLRGTATDGERMPAGGRPPLGDDAIALISKWIDEGATLDANESQPIKVISKLAWASRATSAEKSAKRAELADRNFKLANPSAPLAEHQTDHFRVVGSGSQETLKVVGLAAEKHLKVAKSVARPKSSTSDEDYFGGHATIFVLPRRYDYSEFAKMVEQRSVPSDWSAHWQFDGIDAYVATVASETEDEEAIESRLLAPIVSLAVATRGGDVPRWFAEGLGAATAMQQNAKSRSEKEKLRTLAVEAASSVKDAKAFLGNKLTPEQADSFGTALAMSMLERNRRKGLEATLRLLGDGKSFDDAFVGGFGVTPTVYIDQLLQFAR; from the coding sequence ATGAATCGAATCATCCCCCTCCCGTTCCGTTGCACCGTGTTACTGGTCGTGCTGATGGGCGACATCCTGGTCGGAGGGGCGGCCGAGGCGGTGGAACTGGATCGACGCCAAAAAGCCATCGTCTCGACAATCGGTGCGACCATCACGCGGGCCGGCAAGGATTATTTTGAGGGCAAGTACGAGTCGTCGGGAAACGAGATTCGCAAGGCGCTGGAGCAAGTCGAGCGGGCGGTCGATTTGGGGAGCCCCGAACTGTACGACGCGATCGTCGTCCACATCGATAAAATCTCGCGGGCTCACGCGATGCTGGAATTAGAAGGCGTGTCGCTGCCGCCCTTTCGACGCCCGGCGCGTCCGACCGGCACCCCATCGATGTCCGCCTCCGACGCTCCCGCCCCGGGTTCACCCGCCCCACCGTTCTTTGACACCTCCGGCACGCTGGTCAGTTTTACCAAGGACGTCGCACCGATCTTGAGCGGCAAATGCGGTCGCTGTCACGTCAGTGAGCGTCGCGGCGGATTTAGCGCATCGAGCTATGCCGCATTGATGAAAGGGCCACCGGAAGGCGTCGTCGTGTTCGCCGGCGACGTCATCGGAAGTCGATTGATCGAAACGATCGAGACCGGTGACATGCCACGCGGCGGCACGAAGGTCAGCGCCGACGAATTGCGGACGCTGAAAGAATGGATCGCCCAAGGCGCCAAGTTCGATGGCGATGATCCGAATCAAATGCTCGCCGCCGGCACGGCGCCAACTCCGGCCATGGATACCAAGCCGCCGGCGATCACCCAGGCGACCGGCAAAGAAACCGTCAGTTTTTCCTTCGATATCGCCCCGTTGCTGGTCGAAAACTGTGGCGGTTGTCACATCGACGCCATGCAGGTCCGGGGCGGATTGCGAATGGATTCGTTCGTGCAAATGATGCGCGGCGGCGACAGCGGAGCGATCATCACGCCGGGACGTGGTGAAGCGAGTCTGCTGGTGAAAAAGCTGCGCGGCACCGCGACCGATGGCGAGCGGATGCCGGCCGGCGGCAGACCACCACTGGGCGACGATGCGATCGCGTTGATCTCCAAGTGGATCGATGAGGGGGCGACACTGGACGCCAACGAGTCACAACCGATCAAGGTGATCAGCAAGCTGGCCTGGGCCTCACGCGCCACGAGTGCGGAGAAGTCCGCCAAGCGAGCCGAACTGGCCGATCGAAACTTCAAACTTGCCAACCCGTCGGCGCCGCTGGCCGAGCACCAGACCGATCACTTCCGCGTTGTCGGTTCCGGCTCGCAGGAGACGTTGAAGGTGGTCGGCTTGGCGGCAGAGAAACATTTGAAGGTCGCCAAGTCGGTGGCACGGCCGAAGTCGTCGACTTCCGACGAAGATTACTTCGGCGGCCACGCGACGATCTTCGTCTTGCCACGCCGATACGACTACAGCGAGTTTGCCAAGATGGTTGAACAACGCAGCGTGCCCAGCGATTGGTCGGCCCACTGGCAGTTCGACGGGATCGATGCCTATGTCGCCACCGTGGCATCGGAAACCGAAGACGAAGAGGCGATCGAATCCAGATTGTTGGCGCCGATCGTCAGCTTGGCCGTCGCCACCCGTGGCGGCGACGTGCCGCGCTGGTTCGCCGAAGGGCTGGGGGCGGCCACCGCGATGCAGCAAAATGCCAAAAGTCGCAGCGAGAAAGAAAAGCTGCGGACGTTGGCGGTCGAAGCGGCATCCTCGGTCAAAGATGCCAAAGCCTTCCTGGGTAACAAACTGACACCCGAGCAGGCCGACTCATTCGGCACCGCGCTGGCGATGTCGATGCTCGAGCGCAACCGCCGCAAAGGCCTGGAAGCCACGTTGCGATTGCTCGGCGATGGCAAGTCGTTTGACGATGCCTTCGTCGGCGGATTCGGTGTGACCCCGACGGTGTACATCGACCAATTGCTGCAGTTCGCCCGGTGA
- a CDS encoding class I SAM-dependent methyltransferase, whose amino-acid sequence MNSSPEQAQASQASAVRAAGDRTIQQYENWMQTNAAAHLMRAARESGITARLREKQHTLDELCQSLSLCTETTKLLLDGLVAIGFVEQYEEDFALARAGHLLCQYDDDLGDSRWERLVGRLNNRGLAEVDAAAHRARIAATQWIHTAAAMQAAEILDIGGESATPAPRILDLGCGSAVWSCAFAHRDAGATVVAVDEAAALKAACSTADSIGLSDRFRTIESDPLAATVGEQQFDLVVLAQSLSGYSDDQAARLLQKSAAALKSGGRIAAPDFYLGPSRAGLKESLGRLSVHLATPAGRVRDLRECQAMFLAAGLGEIQFTYLAASEAGLGMMVAARP is encoded by the coding sequence ATGAACTCCAGTCCCGAACAAGCCCAAGCAAGCCAGGCGTCGGCCGTCCGTGCGGCCGGCGATCGCACGATCCAGCAGTACGAGAATTGGATGCAGACCAACGCGGCGGCGCATTTGATGCGGGCGGCGCGGGAATCCGGGATCACGGCTCGCTTGCGCGAAAAACAGCACACGCTGGACGAACTCTGCCAATCACTGTCGCTGTGCACCGAAACGACCAAGCTGTTGCTTGACGGGTTGGTCGCGATCGGGTTTGTCGAACAGTATGAAGAGGATTTCGCCCTGGCCCGGGCCGGGCATTTGCTCTGCCAGTACGACGACGATCTGGGTGACAGCCGCTGGGAACGTCTGGTCGGTCGACTGAACAACCGCGGTCTGGCGGAGGTGGACGCCGCCGCCCACCGGGCCCGAATCGCTGCGACCCAGTGGATTCACACCGCCGCGGCCATGCAGGCGGCGGAGATTTTGGACATCGGCGGGGAATCAGCCACGCCCGCCCCGCGGATCTTGGACCTGGGCTGCGGTTCGGCGGTTTGGAGTTGTGCGTTCGCCCATCGAGACGCGGGGGCGACGGTTGTGGCTGTTGACGAAGCCGCGGCGCTGAAGGCGGCTTGCAGCACGGCCGATTCGATCGGGTTGAGCGATCGATTTCGGACGATTGAGAGCGATCCGTTGGCGGCGACGGTCGGCGAGCAGCAATTTGACCTCGTCGTGTTGGCCCAATCGCTGTCAGGGTACTCCGATGACCAGGCAGCGCGTTTGCTGCAAAAATCCGCCGCAGCCCTCAAATCCGGCGGCCGGATCGCCGCACCAGACTTCTATCTGGGTCCCAGCCGCGCCGGATTGAAGGAATCGCTGGGGCGGCTGTCCGTCCATCTGGCCACCCCCGCGGGCCGGGTGCGGGATCTGCGCGAATGCCAAGCGATGTTTCTGGCCGCGGGGCTGGGCGAAATCCAGTTCACCTACTTGGCCGCCAGCGAAGCGGGGCTGGGCATGATGGTCGCCGCAAGGCCGTAG
- the rpmF gene encoding 50S ribosomal protein L32, whose translation MAVPKRKHSNSRTGKRRSHDRVKKRQIAYCPQCSSSVPTHAICPKCGYYQGRTVVEPTDE comes from the coding sequence ATGGCTGTCCCCAAGCGAAAACACAGCAACAGTCGAACCGGCAAACGCCGCAGCCACGATCGCGTCAAGAAACGCCAAATTGCCTATTGCCCGCAGTGCAGCAGTTCGGTGCCGACGCATGCGATCTGCCCCAAATGCGGTTATTACCAGGGGCGTACCGTTGTCGAGCCGACCGACGAATAG
- the fabD gene encoding ACP S-malonyltransferase: MDVNSAGILFPGQGAQGVGMGRWLCDNYSIAKDLFAEAGEVLGYDLADLCQNGPTEKLDATEFCQPALFTVGIAAARVLAAEHPQRVSNISASAGLSLGEYTAVCFAGGLDFADALRLVQRRGQAMQSASDAVQSGMASVLGMELEPLQALCDDVREADEVLRPANLLCPGNIAVSGHLTAIERLQPAALEAGAMKVVPLSVAGAFHTSLMEPAVESLQQALAEIPIRDTRIPVYSNVDAAPHQSADEIRDLLSRQVTQPVMWEASIRRMIDDGIEGFLEAGTGRVLRGTLKRIQRKIPTDGFGDE, from the coding sequence ATGGACGTAAATTCCGCCGGGATTCTATTTCCGGGCCAGGGGGCGCAGGGCGTCGGCATGGGCCGATGGTTGTGCGACAACTATTCGATCGCGAAGGATCTGTTTGCCGAAGCGGGCGAGGTGCTCGGTTACGACCTGGCGGATTTGTGCCAGAACGGCCCCACGGAAAAGCTCGACGCGACGGAGTTCTGCCAGCCGGCGTTGTTCACTGTGGGCATCGCTGCGGCCCGCGTTTTGGCCGCCGAACATCCCCAGCGGGTCAGCAACATCAGCGCGAGCGCGGGGCTCAGCCTGGGCGAGTACACCGCGGTTTGTTTTGCCGGCGGGCTGGACTTTGCTGACGCACTGCGACTGGTCCAGCGTCGCGGCCAAGCGATGCAGTCAGCCTCGGACGCCGTCCAAAGCGGGATGGCCAGCGTGTTGGGGATGGAACTGGAACCCCTGCAAGCGTTGTGCGACGACGTTCGCGAGGCAGACGAAGTCCTGCGTCCGGCCAATCTGCTGTGTCCGGGCAACATCGCCGTGTCCGGGCACCTGACCGCGATCGAGCGTTTGCAACCGGCCGCTTTGGAAGCCGGGGCGATGAAGGTCGTGCCGCTGTCGGTGGCCGGTGCGTTTCACACCTCGCTGATGGAACCGGCCGTCGAATCGCTCCAGCAGGCCTTGGCCGAAATCCCCATCCGTGACACCCGGATCCCGGTCTACAGCAACGTCGATGCGGCGCCGCACCAGTCGGCCGACGAGATCCGTGACCTGCTCAGCCGCCAAGTCACCCAGCCGGTGATGTGGGAAGCCAGCATCCGTCGGATGATCGACGACGGGATCGAAGGCTTTCTGGAAGCCGGCACGGGGCGTGTGTTGCGGGGCACGCTCAAGCGAATTCAGCGTAAAATCCCCACCGACGGTTTCGGCGACGAATAG
- the fabG gene encoding 3-oxoacyl-[acyl-carrier-protein] reductase, with protein sequence MELTLKADLSGQVAIVTGASQGLGKAVAVALGANGATVACLARNAEKLAATVAEIDSAGGKGIALACDVTDRQATAAAIEGVAKEHGRLDILVNNAGITRDKTMRGMSDEEWDSVIATNLTSCFVCCRAAAGIMRKKKYGRIINMASISGLMGNQGQANYSASKAGMIGMTRTMSKELVNRGVTVNAVAPGFIASEMTDAIPTGILDEVVKTIPAKRIGNPEDVAAAVLFLASRDAGYISGQTIVVDGGITG encoded by the coding sequence ATGGAACTGACACTCAAAGCCGACCTGTCCGGCCAAGTTGCGATCGTCACCGGCGCGTCACAAGGATTGGGCAAAGCCGTCGCGGTCGCCTTGGGCGCCAACGGCGCTACGGTCGCCTGCCTGGCGCGGAACGCGGAAAAGCTGGCCGCGACGGTTGCTGAAATCGATTCCGCCGGCGGAAAAGGGATCGCACTGGCCTGTGACGTGACCGACCGCCAAGCGACCGCAGCTGCGATCGAAGGGGTCGCCAAGGAGCACGGCCGGCTGGACATCCTGGTCAACAACGCCGGCATCACGCGCGACAAGACGATGCGTGGGATGAGCGACGAAGAGTGGGACAGCGTGATCGCGACCAATCTGACCAGCTGTTTCGTTTGCTGTCGGGCGGCCGCCGGGATCATGCGCAAGAAGAAATACGGCCGGATCATCAACATGGCCAGCATCTCGGGGCTGATGGGCAACCAGGGCCAGGCGAATTACTCGGCCAGCAAAGCCGGGATGATCGGCATGACGCGAACGATGAGCAAGGAATTGGTCAATCGCGGCGTCACCGTCAATGCGGTCGCCCCGGGCTTCATCGCCAGCGAGATGACCGACGCGATTCCGACCGGGATCTTGGACGAAGTCGTCAAAACGATTCCCGCCAAACGCATCGGAAACCCCGAAGATGTCGCCGCGGCGGTGCTTTTCCTGGCCTCTCGCGACGCCGGCTACATTTCCGGACAAACGATCGTCGTCGATGGGGGCATCACCGGATAA
- a CDS encoding acyl carrier protein, giving the protein MATVEERVVDIVAEQLGVEKDKISRETSFVNDLGADSLDTVELVMELEEEFNISIPDEAAEKIQKVGEAVDFIENAKGEDA; this is encoded by the coding sequence ATGGCTACCGTCGAAGAACGCGTGGTCGATATCGTTGCTGAACAACTTGGTGTCGAAAAAGACAAGATCAGCCGCGAGACGTCCTTCGTGAACGACCTGGGTGCCGATTCGTTGGATACCGTCGAACTCGTGATGGAGCTTGAAGAGGAATTCAACATCAGCATTCCTGACGAAGCTGCAGAAAAGATTCAGAAGGTCGGCGAGGCTGTGGACTTCATCGAGAATGCCAAGGGCGAAGACGCCTGA
- the fabF gene encoding beta-ketoacyl-ACP synthase II — MTQGSSDTVSQPQVFRGDRRVVITGIGAVTPLALDVSTTWERLIAGESGVGKIELLDTSDYKVHFAGEVWNFTLDGVVDPREAKRLDRFTQFAVHAGHQAVTDSGVDFATLDRTRCGVILGSGIGGLIEIENQIERMLTKGPSRVSPFTVPKMMVNAAGGNLSITYGLKGPNYAVATACASATNAMGDALRSIRLNETDLVITGGSEAALTRMGLAAFQNMKALSTRNDEPTTASRPFDADRDGFVLGEGAGVLVFEELEHAKKRGAKIYGEVLGYGTTSDAGHITAPDADGIGAAAAMTAALADARIQPTQVDYINAHGTSTPLGDKAETTAIKRVFGDAAYQVSVSSTKSALGHSLGASGGMEAVILCKTIESETIAPTINLQTPDPDCDLDYTANQAKSRAVKIAMSNSFGFGGHNACIVVGRFDG, encoded by the coding sequence ATGACCCAGGGTTCATCCGACACCGTGTCACAACCACAAGTTTTCCGAGGTGATCGCCGTGTGGTCATCACTGGCATCGGCGCCGTCACTCCGCTCGCCCTGGATGTCTCCACGACCTGGGAGCGATTGATCGCCGGGGAAAGCGGTGTGGGGAAGATCGAACTGCTCGACACGTCGGACTACAAGGTCCACTTTGCGGGCGAGGTTTGGAACTTCACGCTCGACGGTGTCGTCGATCCCCGCGAAGCGAAGCGTTTGGATCGCTTCACCCAATTCGCCGTGCACGCCGGCCATCAAGCGGTCACGGATTCAGGCGTCGATTTCGCCACGCTCGACCGCACACGTTGCGGCGTCATCCTGGGCAGCGGCATCGGCGGGCTGATCGAAATCGAAAACCAGATCGAACGGATGTTGACCAAAGGCCCCTCGCGGGTCAGCCCGTTCACCGTCCCCAAGATGATGGTCAACGCCGCCGGCGGGAATCTGTCGATCACCTACGGCCTGAAAGGGCCCAACTATGCCGTCGCGACGGCCTGTGCCAGCGCGACCAACGCGATGGGGGACGCACTGCGCAGCATCCGGCTCAACGAAACCGATCTGGTCATCACCGGGGGCAGCGAAGCGGCGCTGACCCGCATGGGATTGGCGGCGTTCCAAAACATGAAAGCGCTTTCGACCCGGAACGACGAACCGACCACGGCCAGCCGTCCCTTTGACGCCGATCGCGACGGGTTCGTGCTCGGCGAAGGTGCCGGGGTGTTGGTGTTCGAGGAGCTCGAGCACGCCAAGAAACGCGGCGCCAAGATCTACGGCGAAGTGCTGGGGTACGGAACCACCAGCGACGCCGGTCATATCACCGCCCCTGACGCCGACGGCATCGGCGCGGCCGCCGCGATGACGGCGGCCCTTGCCGACGCCCGCATCCAACCGACGCAGGTCGATTACATCAACGCCCACGGCACCAGCACCCCGCTGGGCGACAAAGCCGAAACCACCGCGATCAAACGCGTCTTCGGTGACGCTGCCTACCAGGTCAGCGTCAGCAGCACCAAGTCCGCGCTGGGCCACTCCCTCGGTGCCAGTGGAGGAATGGAGGCGGTGATCCTGTGCAAAACCATCGAGTCGGAAACCATCGCGCCGACCATCAATCTGCAAACGCCGGATCCCGACTGTGACCTCGACTACACCGCCAACCAGGCCAAGTCGCGGGCCGTTAAGATCGCGATGAGCAACAGTTTCGGGTTCGGCGGCCACAACGCCTGCATCGTTGTTGGTCGCTTCGACGGCTAG